GTTCCTTTAAATTGGCTATTTGATAAAATTCCAGGTTTCAATAAGCTCGATGCTAGTCCTGAAAAAATTCAAAAGCGTTTTGGCGTTTTGGGCGATCCCCTTGTTATTGGCTTTATCGTAGGTGTAGGTATTGGCCTATTAGCAGGATTCGATTTTGCCGGTATTTTACAACTGGGAGTTGAAATGGGTGCAACTCTTAAGATTATGCCAAAAATGATTTCCATGTTTATGGAAAGTCTGACCCCAATTTCTTCAGCTACACAAGAATTTACTAAAAAGCACTTGCGGGGCAAGAAAGTCAATATCGGAATGGATGCAGCTTTGACTGTCGGACATCCAGCTGTCATAGCAACTAGTGTTTTAATGATTCCTATCTCGTTATTTTTAGCAAGCATTTTACCAGGTAATAAAGTTTTGCCTTTAGGGGATTTAACACTTTATGTTTATGTTTTCACACTATTAGTTGGTGCATTTAAAGGCAATATTATTAGAAGTTTAATTGGTGCCACAATTTACTCAATTCCAATGCTCTATCTGTCAACTTGGCTTTCGCCGCTTGTTATGAAGAGCTTTAAGTTAGCTAACTACAGCATTAATACTAAAGGAGCATTTTCATTTGAGCTTTCTGGTTTGTGGACCAATGCAGCGTTTGTATGGATGGCTCAGAATATGGGCTTAATCGGACTAGTTATTTTAATCGTTGTTTTATTAGGATTGCTTTTTTACTTAAATGTAGTAAAGAAATTTAATGTTAATGAATAATAGGAAAGGTGAATAATAATGAAAAAAATGCTAATTATGTGTGGCGCAGGCCATGCTACATCAACAATCGTTCATGCAAAGGTAAATGATTGGCTAAAGGAAAATAATTTTGCCAATGACGTTGAAATCAAGCAGTCTGCAGTTAGTCAAGAAGTCGATAATATTCAAAATGGTCTTTATGACATTGTTATATCGACGACGATTGTTCCGGATGCTATTAAAGACCGAGTAATCAACGGAGTAGCCCTGTTAACAGGAATTGGAACAGAGCAGGTTTGGGATCAAGTAAAGGCAGCGCTTGAATCATGACATTTTACTATCAAGAAATTCAATTGGAAACCGTCTCGGGCAGGCCATCTTATCACATGATTACGGATGAGGTTAAACAAATTGTGGCTAATAGCCAAGTTCAAAATGGTCTTTGCTTGGTTCAAACTGTACATACTACTTGTTCAATTTATTTTGATGAGTACATGCATGACCGCAACTATTATGATGACGATTTTCTTCAAGTGGATCTTAATCATGTTTTAGAAAAAATTGTTCCCCGCCAAACCACGGAAAATTATCCTTATCTGAGTCCTGGTCCCAAGCACATCGCTTATGGTATGAAAAAGACGGACCCAAATTATCCAGCAGTTAAATGGACAATGTTAAATACTGATGGGCACTTAAGAGCAGATTTGTTGGGCTCAAGCATTTGTTTAGGGGTTCGGCAAAATGAGCTATTGCTGGGAGCAGTTGGTCAAATTTTCTTCGTTGATTTTGATCAGACAAGAGAACGTCAACGAAAGATTGAAGTTATTGTTTTAGGAGAACAAAATGAATAGTTATTCGGAATTGTTCCAAATTGAAGGTGAAGAAATAAGTGCCCTAGGGCAAAGTATTGCCCCAGATGAGATTACTCATCTGGTAACGATTTTAAAAAAGAATACTCATAATGTTTTTCTCACTGGTTGTGGCACCTCGGCAATGGCAGCCAGAAAAATTACTCATACACTGAATGTAGTTGGTCTAGCTGCTTTTTATTTAAATCCTTCGGATGCGGTTCATGGCGGCTTAGGACAAGTTAAGCAAAATGATGTGGTTATTTTTATCTCAAAGGGTGGCTCAACTAAAGAACTGACCAGCTTTGTTGCTAATATTGAATTTAAAAAGGCCAAAATTATTACTATTACGGAAAATCTTGATTCAGTTTTAGCTCAAAAAGCGGACTTGGCTGTCCAAATTAAGGTTAAACGCGAACTAGACAAATTTAATTTGTTAGCTACTACCAGTACTTTGGCTGTTATCTCTTTGTTTGATGTAATTGCTGTTTTGTTGATGCAAGAACAACATTTTTCTAAAAATGACTTTTTATTAAATCATCCTGCTGGCAAAGTCGGTAAGCAGCTAGCAAAAGAGGTTAAAAATGATTAAAGAGTTTGCTCAAATTTGTA
This genomic window from Lactobacillus panisapium contains:
- a CDS encoding KpsF/GutQ family sugar-phosphate isomerase, encoding MNSYSELFQIEGEEISALGQSIAPDEITHLVTILKKNTHNVFLTGCGTSAMAARKITHTLNVVGLAAFYLNPSDAVHGGLGQVKQNDVVIFISKGGSTKELTSFVANIEFKKAKIITITENLDSVLAQKADLAVQIKVKRELDKFNLLATTSTLAVISLFDVIAVLLMQEQHFSKNDFLLNHPAGKVGKQLAKEVKND
- a CDS encoding YjbQ family protein is translated as MTFYYQEIQLETVSGRPSYHMITDEVKQIVANSQVQNGLCLVQTVHTTCSIYFDEYMHDRNYYDDDFLQVDLNHVLEKIVPRQTTENYPYLSPGPKHIAYGMKKTDPNYPAVKWTMLNTDGHLRADLLGSSICLGVRQNELLLGAVGQIFFVDFDQTRERQRKIEVIVLGEQNE
- a CDS encoding PTS sugar transporter subunit IIB codes for the protein MKKMLIMCGAGHATSTIVHAKVNDWLKENNFANDVEIKQSAVSQEVDNIQNGLYDIVISTTIVPDAIKDRVINGVALLTGIGTEQVWDQVKAALES
- a CDS encoding PTS galactitol transporter subunit IIC translates to MFVQAIHWFLNLGSTVGIPIIIIILGLIVGLKPAKALISGLTLSAGFIGMNMVVNMMATDLQPAIKLMVTRYHLSLSIMDVGCGVGGPLAFSSSLGVLAIPLTILINLILVWVGLTRTLNVDIWNLWQPTFIGLLVWAVTGNYVYGIIALGGGFLLELLLADLMQPITEKFFNLPGIAVTHTMALSATILVVPLNWLFDKIPGFNKLDASPEKIQKRFGVLGDPLVIGFIVGVGIGLLAGFDFAGILQLGVEMGATLKIMPKMISMFMESLTPISSATQEFTKKHLRGKKVNIGMDAALTVGHPAVIATSVLMIPISLFLASILPGNKVLPLGDLTLYVYVFTLLVGAFKGNIIRSLIGATIYSIPMLYLSTWLSPLVMKSFKLANYSINTKGAFSFELSGLWTNAAFVWMAQNMGLIGLVILIVVLLGLLFYLNVVKKFNVNE